In Rhodanobacter denitrificans, the sequence CCGCCGTCCAGTTCGACCGAACGGGCCAACTCGCTGGCCGACATCGGGCCGAGCCGGGCCAGCCGCTTGAGGATCAGGAACTGGGTGAAGCTCAGGTTCAGGCCCTTCGCCGCCAGTTCGGCTTCCATCGCGCGCACGATCTCGGCGCGGACGAGCCCGAGCAGGATGCCGAGACTTTCCCGGGGGGTGGCGAAAGCTAGCGATTCGGAGTTCATGGCCGCGCATTCTATTGCCTAAAGTATATTTGTCAAGGCAAATATATGCTGAATTGCATTTGCTTCGGCAAGAGGTCAGGCGGCGCGCATCCGCTGGGCCTGCAGCTCGTCGTGCACCAGCGCGCGCAGCGCCGGATCGCGGAGGGTGAACAGCTCGAACACGCCCAGCGCCTGCAGGGTCGGCAGTTGCGCCAGCAGGCGGGGTTCGGCGTCGCGGCGTACCGATTCGGGGGTGGCCGGATCCAGCATCAACTGCGCGTGCACCACGAAGTCGGTGAGCGCGTCGCTGCGTGCGGCGTGCAGCGGGGCGGGGACGGGGACGGGGAGTAACGACATGTCGATCTCCTGCATGGATGGACACAAGGACGTCTGCGCGTGGCGCGCCGTGACAGGCTGTTGCCGCACGGGCTGGCGTGGCGAGCGGGGCGGCAGGCCGCAGACCGGGTGGGGCCGCACCGCCGGCGTCACGGTCACGTGCGGGCACATGACTTGGGGGACAGGCGACGGTAGGTCGCTGCCGCTAGCATGGGAAGGCAGTCCCCACTGCTGGTACTCCCACTACCACCCGGGCATGCCCATGCGCACCTCCCTGCAACGCACCGAGCTGAAGGCTTTCCTGCGCGCGCGCCGCGCCGCGCTCGTCCCCGAGGCGGTCGGCCTGCCGCGCGGGCCGCGCCGGCTGACGCCGGGGCTGCGTCGCGAGGAGGTGGCGGCGTTGGCCCAGGTCGGCGTCAGCTGGTACACGTGGCTGGAGCAGGGCCGCGCGATCAACGTGTCGGCCGCGGCGCTGACGCGGATCGCGCGTGCGCTGGCGCTGTCGCCGACCGACGAAGCCTACCTGTTCGCGCTGATGGGGCTGACCCGCACCGACGTGCCGGAGCACCACTTCAGCCTGCCGCCGGTCATGCGCGAGGTGCTGGACCTGTACCAGGCGCCGGCCTTCGTGCTGGACACGGTGTTCAACCTGCTGGCGTGGAACCGCATGGCCGAGCGCCTGTACGATTTCGGCGAATTCAGCGGGCCGTTCGCCGACAACCACCTGTGGAACGCGTTCATGAACCCGGCGCGGCGGCGGCTGTACCCGGGTTTCGAGAACGGCGCACTGAACCTGCTCGGCATGTTCCGCATGAACCAGGCGGCGCATCCGGAAGACCCGCGCTTCCACCAGCTGATCGAGGCGCTGAACGCGGCCAGCGCGGAGTTCGTCGCGCTGTGGCAGCGCTGCCACACCGCGCCGCTGAGCGCGATCACGGTGCCGTTCTTCCATCCCGAGTTCGGCGACCTCAGCATCCACTCGATGCGCCTGCCGATCCGCGACGGCGACCACGTCGACCGCGCCACCGCGTTCTTCTTCGCGCCGGCGAATGCCGAAACCGCCGCGAGCTTCGCCCGCGTCGCCCGCCGCCTTGCTGCGCAGCAGGCCGCACCGGCGCAGGCCTGAGCGTCGCGCCGCCGGCGTGGCGGCGTGACGCTCAGCCCGCGTCGTGGCCGGGCAGGTGGCGGCCGCCGCCGCGGGACAACCAGGCGTAGTACAGCAGCGGAATCACCAGCAGGGTCAGCACGGTCGATACCAGCACGCCGAACACCAGCGACACCGCCAGGCCCTGGAAGATCGGGTCGCCGAGGATGAAGAACGCGCCGAGCATCGCCGCCAGCGCGGTGAGGATGATCGGCTTGGCGCGCACCGCGCCGGCCTCGACCACGGCGGCTTCCAGGCTCAGCCCCGCCGCCAGCGAATGGTTGATGAAGTCCACCAGCAGGATCGAGTTGCGCACGATGATGCCGGCCAGCGCGATCATGCCGATCATCGAGGTGGCGGTGAACTGCGCGCCGAACAGCCAGTGGCCCGGCATCACGCCGATCACGGTCAGCGGGATCGGCGCCATGATGATCAGCGGCACCAGGTAGCTGCGGAATTGCCCGACCACCAGCAGGTAGATCAGCAGCAGTCCGATCGAGTAGGCGATGCCCATGTCGCGGAACGTCTCCAGGGTGATCTCCCACTCGCCGCTCCAGCGCACCAAGAAGCCGCTGTCGCCGGTCGGCGGCCCGGTGAACTCCTGCGCCAGCTGATGGCCGTGCAGGCGCGTCTGGCCGATCTTGCCGACCAGCCGGAACATGCCGTAGACCGGGCTGTCCTCGCTGCCGGCGTCGTCGCCGGTGACGAAGGCGTAGGGCAGCAAGTCCTTGTGGTAGACCGCGTCGGCCCACGGCCGGGCAACCACCTTCACCACCTCGGAGATCGGCACCAGCTGGCCCGCGGCGGAGCGCACGCGCAGCGTGAGCACGCTGTCCAGCGAGCCCAGCGCGGCCGGCGGCAGCCGCAGCACGATCGGCACCGCGTACTTGGCGTTCTCGTCCGCCACGTAGCTGGCCGGCATGCCGCCCAGGCCGGCGCGCAGGGCGTCGACGATGTCGGCCTGGCTGATGCCCAGCGCGGCCGCGCGCGCGCGGTCGATCTCGACCAGCCGGCGCGTCGCCTGCGGGTTCTCCGTGCTCAGGTTGACGTCGACGATGCCCGGCGTGCGCTCGAACAGCTGCGCCAGCGCCAGCGCGACGGCGCGCTGGTCGCGGTAGTCCGGCCCGTAGATCTCAGCCACGATCGGCGCCATCACCGGCGGCCCCGGCGGCACCTCGGCCACCACCAGCCGGGCGTGGAAGCGCTGCGCCACCGCCGCCAGCGCCGGGCGCGCCGCCAGCGCGATCTGGTGGCTCTGCCGCTGGCGCTCGCCCTTGTCGACCAGGTTGACCTGGATGTCGCCCTGGTACGGCTGGTTGCGCAGGTAGTACTGGCGCACCAGGCCGTTGAAGTTCATCGGCGCCGAAGTGCCGGCGTACAGCTGGTAGTCCTTCACCTCCGGCACGCCGTCCAGCACGCGGCCGAGCTCGACCAGCACGCGCTGGGTCTGCTCCAGGGTCGAGCCCTCGGGCATGTTCAGCACCACCTGGAACTCGGACTTGTTGTCGAACGGCAGCATCTTCAGCACCACCAGCTTGACCCCGGCCAAGCCGGCGGCCAGCAGCACCAGCACGGTCATGCCGAGGAACAGCCGGCGCCGGTTGCGCGCCGCCTTCGGGTGGCCGAGGAACGGACGCATTACGCGGGTGAACAGGTGCTGCAGGAAGCCGTCGATGCGCGAGTGCTCCGCCGCGCCGGCCGCCGGCGCGTGGCGGCGCAGCAGCTGGTAGGCCAGCCACGGCGTGACCACGAAGGCCACCGCCAGCGAGATCAGCATGCCGACCGAGGCGTTGATCGGGATCGGCCGCATGTACGGCCCCATCAGCCCGCCGACGAAGGCCATCGGCAGCAGCGCGGCGATCACCGTGAAGGTGGCCAGGATGGTCGGCCCGCCCACTTCGTCCACCGCGGCGGGAATCGCCTGCAGCAGGCTCTTGTCGCCGCGCGCCATGTGCCGGTGGATGTTCTCCACCACCACGATCGCGTCGTCGACCAGGATGCCGATCGAGAAGATCAGCGCGAACAGCGAGACGCGGTTGATGGTGAAGCCGATCGCCCACGAGGCGAACAGGGTCACCGCCAGCGTCACCACCACGGCGGTGCCGACCACCACCGCCTCGCGCCAGCCCAGCGCCAGCAGCACCAGCAGCACCACCGCCAGCGCGGCCAGGCCCAGGTGCAGCATCAGCTCGTCGGCCTTGTCGTTGGCGGTCTGCCCGTAGTCGCGGGTCACCGTGGCGTGCACGCCGGCGGGGATGTCCACCCCGCGCAAGGCGTCCAGCCGCTCGCGCACGGCGCCGGCGATGGTGTGGGCATTGCTGCCGGCCTTCTTGGCGATCGCCAGGGTCACCGCCGGCGCCAGCCCGGCCAGCGGCCCGGCCCGGCCCGGCGGCGTGCCGAACGAGGCCAGCCGCGTCACGTGGTTGCTGCCCGCTTCCACGCGGGCCACGTCGGACAGGTACAGCGGACGGCCGTCGCTCAGCCCGATCACCAGCTGCGCCACCTCGTCCGCATTCATCAGCAAGCTGCCGGCCTTGACCGGCAGGTCGCGGTTGCCGCCGATCTCGCTGCCGGCGTCGACCGCCACGTTGGCCGCCTTCAGCGTGCGCACCAGATCGGCGACGCCGAGCTGATGGGTGGCCAGTCTGGCCGGATCCAGCTCGACCATCACCGCCCGCTCCGGCGCGCCGATGGTGTAGACGTCGCGCGTGCCGGGCACGCGCTTGAGCTCGGTCTCCAGCGTGTGCGCCACCTTGGCCAGCTGCTCGGGCGTGGCCTCCGGGCGGTCGGACCACAGGGTCACCGCCATCATCGGCACATCGTCGATCCCGTACGGCTTCACCAGCGGCTGGCCGACGCCGAGCCCCGGCGGCACCCAGTCGGCGTTGGAGTACAGCTTGTTGTACAGGTCCACCAGCGCCTGCTGGCGCGGCACGCCGACGTCGAACTCCACCGTCACCACCGCCATGCCGGCGCGGCTCATCGAGTAGACGTGCTTGACGCCCTTGATCTCGCCGACCTTCTGCTCCAGCGGAAAACTCACCAGGTTCTCGACGCTCTGCACGCTGGCGCCGGGATACGGCACCAGCACGTTGGCCATGGTCACTTCGATCTGCGGGTCTTCCTCCTTCGGCGTGATGATCGTCGCGGCGATGCCCAGCAGCAGCCCGGCCAGCGCCAGCAGGGGCGTGATCTGCGAGGCCTGGAACGCGCGCGCGATGCGCCCGGAGATACCCAGTCGGGCCGGCTCAGTCATGGGCGGAGGCGCCGCTGGAAGGCTGGCCGGCCGCGTGCCGCGCGACCAGCCAGGCACGCGCCGCCTGCGGGTCGCGGGCCACGCGCTCGCCGTCGTCGAGCCCGGCCAGGATCTCGACCTGCTCGCCCTCGTGCGCGCCGAGGCGCAGCTGGCGCAGGCTCACCCCGTGCGCGTCGATCACGTAGGCGCCGACCAGCTCGCCGCGCCGCACCAGCGCCGAGGCGGGCAGCAGCAGGCGCTTCGCCGCACCGGTGGCGAACGCCACCTTCACCGTCATGCCCGGATACAGCCCGTCGCTGTCCGCCGGCAGCGGCAGCCGCACGTTGAAGGTGTGGGTCTGCGGGTCGGCATAGGGAAACACCTCGACCGCCGCGGCCGCGATGCGTCGGTCGCCGCTCAGCACCTGCGCCGAGTGGAACTGGCGGATCGCCTCGACCGCGCTCTGCGGCACCTGCACGTTGACCCGCAGCTGGTCCAGCGCCTGCAGCTGGATCAGCGGCTGCGGCGACGGCGGCCCGGCCTGCACCGCCTCGCCCACGTGCACGAACCGGCGCGTGATGATGCCGGCGAACGGCGCGCGCAGCACGGTGTAGTCCAGCTGCTGGCCGACGTTCGCCAGCTGGGCGCGCGCGGCGTCGCGCGCCGCCCGGGCCGCATCGCGCGCGGCGCGCTGCTGGTCCATCTGCGCGGCGGACACGTAGCCTTTCGCGTAGACCGCCTCGATGCGCTGGAAAGCAGCCTGCGCATCCTTGTAGGTGGCTTCGGCCGAGGCCAGCTGCGCCTGCGCGGCCTGGCGCGCGGATTGCTGCTCCACGTCGCTGAAGCGCACCAGCACGTCGCCCTTGGCCACCACGTCGTTGACGTCGTGCGGCAGTTCGCGCACGCGCGCATTGGTCTGCGCGGTGATGGTCACCTGCTGCACGGCCTCGACCACCCCGTCCCAGAGCTGCTGCCGCGGCGCGTCCTCCGCGTGCACGACTAGCGCCGCCAGGGCCGGCGGTTTCGCCGCGCCGGCGCCGGCGGATGGCTTGCCGCCGCAGCCGGCGAGCAGGCCGAGCGCCAGCAGCGCGGTGGGCAGCAGGCGGTGTCGGTGCATGCTCATGCGGCCTCGTCGATCATCCGCATCGTCGCGCTTTCGACCTCCTGCGCGATCGCGGCCAGCGAGGCATCCTGCGAGAGCATGCCGAGCATCGGCACCGGCTTGATCATGCCGATGCGCGTGCGGCCG encodes:
- a CDS encoding helix-turn-helix transcriptional regulator, which gives rise to MRTSLQRTELKAFLRARRAALVPEAVGLPRGPRRLTPGLRREEVAALAQVGVSWYTWLEQGRAINVSAAALTRIARALALSPTDEAYLFALMGLTRTDVPEHHFSLPPVMREVLDLYQAPAFVLDTVFNLLAWNRMAERLYDFGEFSGPFADNHLWNAFMNPARRRLYPGFENGALNLLGMFRMNQAAHPEDPRFHQLIEALNAASAEFVALWQRCHTAPLSAITVPFFHPEFGDLSIHSMRLPIRDGDHVDRATAFFFAPANAETAASFARVARRLAAQQAAPAQA
- a CDS encoding efflux RND transporter permease subunit, producing MTEPARLGISGRIARAFQASQITPLLALAGLLLGIAATIITPKEEDPQIEVTMANVLVPYPGASVQSVENLVSFPLEQKVGEIKGVKHVYSMSRAGMAVVTVEFDVGVPRQQALVDLYNKLYSNADWVPPGLGVGQPLVKPYGIDDVPMMAVTLWSDRPEATPEQLAKVAHTLETELKRVPGTRDVYTIGAPERAVMVELDPARLATHQLGVADLVRTLKAANVAVDAGSEIGGNRDLPVKAGSLLMNADEVAQLVIGLSDGRPLYLSDVARVEAGSNHVTRLASFGTPPGRAGPLAGLAPAVTLAIAKKAGSNAHTIAGAVRERLDALRGVDIPAGVHATVTRDYGQTANDKADELMLHLGLAALAVVLLVLLALGWREAVVVGTAVVVTLAVTLFASWAIGFTINRVSLFALIFSIGILVDDAIVVVENIHRHMARGDKSLLQAIPAAVDEVGGPTILATFTVIAALLPMAFVGGLMGPYMRPIPINASVGMLISLAVAFVVTPWLAYQLLRRHAPAAGAAEHSRIDGFLQHLFTRVMRPFLGHPKAARNRRRLFLGMTVLVLLAAGLAGVKLVVLKMLPFDNKSEFQVVLNMPEGSTLEQTQRVLVELGRVLDGVPEVKDYQLYAGTSAPMNFNGLVRQYYLRNQPYQGDIQVNLVDKGERQRQSHQIALAARPALAAVAQRFHARLVVAEVPPGPPVMAPIVAEIYGPDYRDQRAVALALAQLFERTPGIVDVNLSTENPQATRRLVEIDRARAAALGISQADIVDALRAGLGGMPASYVADENAKYAVPIVLRLPPAALGSLDSVLTLRVRSAAGQLVPISEVVKVVARPWADAVYHKDLLPYAFVTGDDAGSEDSPVYGMFRLVGKIGQTRLHGHQLAQEFTGPPTGDSGFLVRWSGEWEITLETFRDMGIAYSIGLLLIYLLVVGQFRSYLVPLIIMAPIPLTVIGVMPGHWLFGAQFTATSMIGMIALAGIIVRNSILLVDFINHSLAAGLSLEAAVVEAGAVRAKPIILTALAAMLGAFFILGDPIFQGLAVSLVFGVLVSTVLTLLVIPLLYYAWLSRGGGRHLPGHDAG
- a CDS encoding efflux RND transporter periplasmic adaptor subunit; the encoded protein is MSMHRHRLLPTALLALGLLAGCGGKPSAGAGAAKPPALAALVVHAEDAPRQQLWDGVVEAVQQVTITAQTNARVRELPHDVNDVVAKGDVLVRFSDVEQQSARQAAQAQLASAEATYKDAQAAFQRIEAVYAKGYVSAAQMDQQRAARDAARAARDAARAQLANVGQQLDYTVLRAPFAGIITRRFVHVGEAVQAGPPSPQPLIQLQALDQLRVNVQVPQSAVEAIRQFHSAQVLSGDRRIAAAAVEVFPYADPQTHTFNVRLPLPADSDGLYPGMTVKVAFATGAAKRLLLPASALVRRGELVGAYVIDAHGVSLRQLRLGAHEGEQVEILAGLDDGERVARDPQAARAWLVARHAAGQPSSGASAHD